In Halotia branconii CENA392, the genomic stretch CTGTAAGTTGAGGATTATTGGTAACTCCCACTAAGTCAAGGAATTGTTTAGTTTTATTTGGAAATTCCATTTCATCTGCCATTGATAAGCGCCGTTTAGCCATATTAAACCTGTCCTGCCATTTCTCTGGCGATCGCTTGATAAGGTTCAATCAATTTTCTTTCAGTGGTATATCGATGGATTGGTTCACGCGCCAAGTTAGACTCTGGAAACTGAACAGACTTAGGAACTGGTTCAAAAATTTTAACCCCAGGAAGTTTAGTTTTAAGAGTTTTGAGAGCATCTTGGGTAGTGAGGGTACGGTCTGCCATTGTAGGCAAGACCCCTAAAATTTGCAAATTCGGATGAGTATCTTCATCACGAAGACCTTCGATAGTTTCTAACAATTGTCGCAAACCTTCCAAAGCAAAGAACTGGCATTGAACGGGGATCAAGACTGCATCTGCGGCCATTAATGCATTTAGAGTCAACATACCTAAGCTAGGTGGGCAATCAATGAGAATATGAGCAAATTCTTGTCGTAAAGGATTCAATTTCTTTCTCAGGATTCGACTGTTATCTGCTGAGGTTAGAATTTGCTTTTCTCCAGACGCTAAAGATATGTCAGCAGGAATTAGCTTGATACCATATTCAGTATCAATAATAGTCGCAGATGCACTTTGTTTGCGCTCTGTAAGTACTTCATAAGCAGTTTTCTGTTCTGGCTGAATCTTAATTCCTAGCCCTGTAGTCAAATTACCTTGAGGATCGAAGTCAACTACAAGACAGGATGAACTTTCAGCCAGCAATCCACCGAGCGCAATAGTGGAGGTTGTCTTAGCTACCCCCCCCTTTTGATTCGTGATTGCAATGATCATATTTTTTTCTTAGTATTATGTGATTAAAAAAATCTCAGTTTAATGGAATGAACTGATTCTAAGATAATTCCAGTAAATCGAAAAAAATTTTAAATGAAATCTACCTAACGTCCATCAAAGCCACCAAAGCAGCAACCAAAATCCAATGACCCCAGCCCCAAGACAGACTTAACTCCTATTGCTAATGAATCAGTAAAATCTCAGCCAGTTGTTAAGACTGTTGATAAGCCAGTAATATCTGAAGAAAAGCCGCCAAGCGTCTACACAGATCCACTTC encodes the following:
- a CDS encoding ParA family protein yields the protein MIIAITNQKGGVAKTTSTIALGGLLAESSSCLVVDFDPQGNLTTGLGIKIQPEQKTAYEVLTERKQSASATIIDTEYGIKLIPADISLASGEKQILTSADNSRILRKKLNPLRQEFAHILIDCPPSLGMLTLNALMAADAVLIPVQCQFFALEGLRQLLETIEGLRDEDTHPNLQILGVLPTMADRTLTTQDALKTLKTKLPGVKIFEPVPKSVQFPESNLAREPIHRYTTERKLIEPYQAIAREMAGQV